The following proteins are co-located in the Onychomys torridus chromosome 6, mOncTor1.1, whole genome shotgun sequence genome:
- the LOC118585112 gene encoding 40S ribosomal protein S29-like, with product MGHQQLYWSHQRKFGQDSHSCHVCSNHHGLIRKNSLNMCRQCFRQYAKDIGFIKLD from the coding sequence ATGGGTCACCAGCAGCTCTACTGGAGTCACCAGCGGAAGTTCGGCCAGGATTCTCACTCTTGCCACGTCTGCTCTAACCACCACGGGCTGATCCGTAAAAACAGCCTGAACATGTGCCGTCAGTGTTTCCGCCAGTATGCGAAGGACATCGGCTTCATTAAGTTGGACTAA